From the Cryptococcus neoformans var. neoformans JEC21 chromosome 6 sequence genome, the window GCAGAATTGGAAGAGCACCTGACCACTGTTGTCGATCTTTGGCTCGATATTCGAGTCCTCAGATACATGGTTATCCAGTCAACTTTCCATGCCTGGGctctgcttcttcgccGATTGCACGAATCCCTCATACGCTTGCGCATCGCAGTTCACGAGTATGCAGAGAGAGAGACCGGTGAGATTGTGGAGGATCACAGTGTCTATGTCTGGCGCAGTGTCGGTCAACCTCGCAAAGAACTGGATGCGGATCTTCTTGCCGAGGCTATCGAAGGTGGGTGGAGGCGATGGGAAATGGCGGAGTTGTTTGAAGTATCCGAGTCTACTATGAGAGAGAGAATCgcttgaaggagatgaatgTCGATCTTCGAAAGCGTTTTACTCCAATCTCCAATGATGCGTTATGCCAGCAGGTAAGTCACAATTATTCACTTCCCACATAAACATTTATACCTGTCAATTAGGCAATCCAACGCATTCGACAAGCCGGCACCGGAAAAGAGGGCGTCATTGGTTGCCTTGCTGCCTTACAAGTCGAAGAAAACCCTATTATTGTCCCTCGGTGGCGTGTGCGAGAGTGTCTCCGCATAATCGATCCCGCTGGTGCTTCTCATCGCTTTCAAGAGATGGTCAATCGCCGCAAGTATTTTGTCCCTCACATCAACAGTCTGTGGCACATAGATGGGCACCATAAACTGTCTGCTTATCGGATCGTCATCATTGGCATTATTGATGGCAAGTCGCGCATGTTAGTTGGTATGAAGGCGATGAACAACAACAGGGCAGAATCAGTGTTGTGTGTATTCCAGGAGGCTGTTACCAAGTATGGTATACCCAGTCGAATGCGGGCTGATTATGGGACTGAGATGCTTCGAGTCAAGGACGCAATGGAAGAGCTTCGAGGTGTCTTCAATCAGCCCGATCAATGTTTGTTGTAGCTAACCCAACCGTAGGCGTCAATCGCGGGTCCTTCATTCAGGGTAATTCGACTCATAACCAACGTATTGAGAGGATCTGGAGAGACCTTCAAAATTGGTGCACCGGTCGGTACCCATCCTTGTTTGAGCAGCTGGCTGAGCAAGGCTTTTTGGACCTCGGAAACCCTATCCACCTTTGGTGCCTACATTTTTGCTTCATCCCTCAGATCAACGCTGCCCTTGAGAGGTTCACTCGTCAGTGGAATAAGCATCGTTTGCGCACTGAAAGTGGTCGTACACCTGAGATGATATGGAAGCGTGGTATGTTGAATTTCCAGTAATTTGAAGTAACAAACCTGACACAATGTATAGAGAAGTTGACCCTTAAAATGCAAGGAGGAATTGATATTGATCAAAACCCTTTCGCCATCCAGGATGACAACGACGGTACTGTCCTCCAAGCTAGAGGGTATGACTACACTGCCTATGGCGTTGACGGTCATCGCTGGGTAGCACCAAATATAAGGAGGGGAGACATGTCTACTAAAGATGTAATGCCCCCCCTGGAAGGCTTTGATCCTGTTATCTCTGATCAGCTCTCTGATGCTTCTTTTCAGGCATGGCTCAATCAGAAAATTGGCCCAGTAGACCTTACTAGGGACGATATGGGTGGGAATAGATTCATTTCTTGTGTGAATGAGACTATGGGTTACCTTTCTTCTTACATCCCTAATTTCAAGGAACGCTTGTTCTATTATATGTAAGGTATACAGGGGAAGGTTTCCTAATATTGTGTTTATTGTGTAGTATGGTTCATCCCATTCTCTAGACTTGGATTACTCTCCTACGTTTATTTACAGTTCCATTAGAACAACTCAGGCATAGTGAACGGACAAAAATGTGGTGTTGATGCGACACAAACAAAGATTTGAtcgagaaaaagaggccTGTGCTGAAAAAAATTCGTGCAAAAACGTCGCAAAAATACAGGAATAATATTTGTCCGATCGACCTGCCATAATTATTGTACAATTATATTAAGTAATCAGGTGCTTAACGGTCATCCACGGTCGTTTGTGACTTTTGAATGAGGAGCAACGGGATGCATCCATGGAACAGCGGCGGACGTGCAACAGATATACGATAACAAGAAC encodes:
- a CDS encoding expressed protein, whose translation is MNVDLRKRFTPISNDALCQQAIQRIRQAGTGKEGVIGCLAALQVEENPIIVPRWRVRECLRIIDPAGASHRFQEMVNRRKYFVPHINSLWHIDGHHKLSAYRIVIIGIIDGKSRMLVGMKAMNNNRAESVLCVFQEAVTKYGIPSRMRADYGTEMLRVKDAMEELRGVNRGSFIQGNSTHNQRIERIWRDLQNWCTGRYPSLFEQLAEQGFLDLGNPIHLWCLHFCFIPQINAALERFTRQWNKHRLRTESGRTPEMIWKREKLTLKMQGGIDIDQNPFAIQDDNDGTVLQARGYDYTAYGVDGHRWVAPNIRRGDMSTKDVMPPLEGFDPVISDQLSDASFQAWLNQKIGPVDLTRDDMGGNRFISCVNETMGYLSSYIPNFKERLFYYM